Below is a window of Effusibacillus lacus DNA.
GTTTCACGCAAAAACATGTCCAGTGTAAAGAACTCCCGCAACGGAATTCCTTTCCAGTCGGCGGAAACCGTTGGCAGCCCGCTGGGAACGGAGATTCCCGCCCCTGTTACCGCAATTGGGTGAAACGACCCCGCCACCTGTCGTTTCCATACTTCCAGCGCATCCCTACTTATCACATGGTTTCTGCTCATCGTCCCCACCCCTGTAGTTTAAGTGTGAACGAGTTACGGAAGAGCATGCATCAATTGCAGGTTCATGAGAAACGCCGCCCTCCGGTTACCTGAACCTGGGGGCGGCGGCTAGCCAATTAGCAGCAGCGGCTTACGGTACCGCTGTCATATCGGTTCTTTAAAGCATACATGTAATATTCCTTTTCGGACATGGGAGGCTGGTCCGGATGGGTGGATTTGTGATGCTCCAGATATTTCTCATAGTCAGGCATGCCAAATATGGTTTTGACGTTAGACCGTGCTTGACTGATCCACCCCATTACTTGTTTCACGGCAATCAACCTCCGATTGTGGTACCAGGGAGTTTGGACTGAACAAACGGCGTTTCTTTCAGTTCCGACTTTTGTTTGCGAACCAAGATATTAAACCAGGTCCGGAAGGAATCCAGGATCAGCAGGATCACAACCAGTATGAAAATTCCCGTTACAATGGCGTCCAATGTATTGTTGAACACAATCTGCTGCATGACTTTCATGTCTTTGGCCGGAGCAAGCACCTCTCCCTTCGCAATAGCTGCCTGGTATTTCTGGGCTGCCGCGAGGAATCCGATCTTGACATCCGGATGGAACAGTTTCATGAATGCCGCAGTTAATGTGGTAATGGACAACCACGTGAATGGAAGCAAAGTAACCCATGCATACCGGGCTTTGCCCATCTTGATGATAATTGTGGTGCCAACTGCAAGTGCGATGGCCGCCAGCATCTGGTTGGAAATTCCAAACAGCGCCCACAGTGAATTGATTCCGCCAAAGGGATCAATCGTGCCCTGATACAGGAAATAGGCCCATCCGAAAGTAATGACAGCGGATGCAATCACATTGTATGCGTAAACTTCCGTTCTGGCGAACGGTTTGTAGAAGTTGCCAACCAGATCCTGTAACATGAAACGTCCGATCCGGGTACCCGCGTCGATGGTGGTCAAAATGAACACCGCTTCAAACAGGATGGCAAAATGGTACCAGAAATCTTTGGCTCCTGCCAGGAATCGAGCGAAAATCTCGGCCATTCCCACAGCCAGAGTGGGAGCTCCACCTGTTCGGGAAGTAATGTACTTTTCACCGATTTCCTTTGCTGCAGCCTGCAATTGGTCAGGCGTAACCGTAAAGCCCAATTGGGTTACCTTGGCTGCAGCAGTCGCAGCGGCAGCTCCAATAGCGGCTGCATCGGCTCCGGGTGCCGGAGCCAAACCGGGTGTGTTCATCGCAAAGTAAACGCCTGGATCCAAAGCACATGCAGCAATCAAGGCCATCACCGCCACACCGGACTC
It encodes the following:
- a CDS encoding YbdD/YjiX family protein, whose protein sequence is MGWISQARSNVKTIFGMPDYEKYLEHHKSTHPDQPPMSEKEYYMYALKNRYDSGTVSRCC